Proteins encoded within one genomic window of Geotalea daltonii FRC-32:
- a CDS encoding CARDB domain-containing protein: MKSGIFQFLHQKYLLLLSLFVFVCLTIGSGEASAASFYVRTDGNDINTGLENSPSGAFRTIQHAANSATAGDVIEVQEGVYNEALVINSAATPDKRITFKGMGKVVLDGQNALQTAVFTGETAGNVDFVNLEIRNYTQFAFYFDSYDNRIENCDIHDNAMVMEGHGTGIGFGGQVFKNTKFYNHSAPSGYVIRPYYAAKGLTFEDCDFHDNKGTVIWWAHTQGSNYIIRCRFYNNPGAAVTSGDLIGTAYVYNSVFYNNGTAFGSGDDRYGSVKVLKNNIFANNRYGIAKYTYDYGTVTSDHNDVWNNDTNYSNVAAGAHDISQDPMFVSPKTADFHVKPFSPAVNAGIDLGYPYNGTAPDMGTYETYVNKIYYVRTDGNDANSGLENSALGAFRTIQHAANSATAGDIIEVQEGVYNEALTIYSPSTPDKRIIIKGVGKAVLDGQNTLQTAIFTGEAAGNVDFVNLEIRNYTQFAFYFDSYDNRIEDCDIHDNAMAMEGHGTGIGFGGQHFKNTRFYNHTAPSGYVIRPYYADKGLTFEDCEFYNNKGTVIWWAHTQGSNYIIRCRFYNNPGAAVTSGDLIGAEYIYNSVFYNNGTAFASGDDRSGSVKVLKNNIFANNSVGIGKYTYDYGKVTSDYNNVWNNGTNYSNVAAGANDISQDPLFVSPTAADFHLQAFSPCLEKGLDLGYAFYGAAPDLGAFEKTHSSTVATLSGTAVGNGWYSSDVTVDITDDLPAALQEIRYEIDKGGEATQPTSPASFILTADGSHSVTFYAVDKDGAAEPVNSVTVNIDKAPPVTTATLQGTMGSNGSYTTVVTVNLSGADAGSGVKEIHYSINDGAEVVIAGPLASTKLTTNGTHTITYYAIDKAGFREAAKTRTIQINGTVDLTATAISGPATANTGKTVTVNTTVTNIGPTAASSFYVHAYISSSSGANVQIGSTYVNGLAAGATQSLAITGNIPSTTAHGTYTYKIVVDTFNYVVEAIENNNTLNGNQVAVSGSDLTATAVSGPATANTGKPVTVNASIANTGSGDASSFYVHAYITSGSGANVQIGSTYVNGLAAGATQSLAITGNIPSTTAHGTYTYKIVVDTFNYVVEAIENNNTLNGNQVAVSGSDLTATAVSGPATANTGKPVTVNASIANTGSGDASSFYVHAYITSGSGANVQIGSTYVNGLAAGATQSLAITGNIPSTTAHGTYTYKIVVDTFNYVTEANENNNTLTGNQVAVSGSDLTATAVSGPATANTGKPVTVNASIANTGSGDASSFYVHAYITSGSGANVQIGSTYVNGLAAGATQSLAITGNIPSTTAHGTYTYKIVVDTFNYVTEANENNNTLTGNQVAVSGSDLTATAVSGPATANTGKPVTVNASIANTGSGDASSFYVHAYITSGSGANVQIGSTYVNGLAAGATQSLAITGNIPSTTAHGTYTYKIVVDTFNYVVEANENNNTLTGNQVAVSGSDLSATAVSGPATASIGQSFSLNTTIANTGSGDASSFYVHAYITSSSGANIQIGSTYVSSLQAGATQSLAIPVTIPSNIAPGTYTYKVIVDTFNYVTEANENNNTLTGNQVAI; this comes from the coding sequence ATGAAGAGTGGAATCTTCCAGTTCTTGCACCAGAAGTATTTGTTATTGTTGAGCCTGTTCGTTTTTGTCTGTTTAACTATTGGGTCCGGGGAAGCATCAGCTGCGTCTTTCTATGTCAGAACCGATGGGAATGACATCAATACCGGATTAGAGAACAGCCCATCGGGAGCCTTCAGGACCATCCAGCATGCGGCAAATTCAGCAACGGCAGGGGACGTTATCGAGGTACAGGAAGGGGTCTACAACGAGGCATTGGTTATTAATTCCGCAGCCACTCCCGATAAAAGAATCACCTTCAAGGGTATGGGGAAAGTAGTTCTCGACGGACAGAACGCCCTGCAAACGGCCGTTTTCACTGGAGAAACCGCCGGCAATGTGGATTTCGTCAATCTTGAGATCCGCAACTACACCCAGTTCGCCTTCTATTTCGACTCATACGACAACAGGATCGAGAATTGCGACATCCACGACAACGCCATGGTTATGGAGGGACATGGCACAGGAATCGGATTTGGCGGGCAAGTATTCAAAAACACCAAGTTCTATAACCATTCGGCACCGTCCGGCTATGTAATCAGGCCCTACTATGCGGCAAAGGGTCTCACCTTCGAAGACTGCGATTTCCACGACAACAAGGGCACCGTCATCTGGTGGGCCCACACCCAGGGCTCCAACTACATAATCCGTTGCCGGTTCTACAACAACCCCGGCGCTGCCGTCACCAGCGGTGACCTGATCGGCACCGCGTATGTCTATAACTCCGTATTCTACAACAACGGTACCGCCTTTGGTTCCGGAGACGACAGGTATGGTTCCGTAAAAGTATTGAAAAACAATATCTTTGCCAACAATCGTTACGGCATAGCCAAGTACACCTACGATTACGGCACGGTCACCAGCGACCATAACGATGTCTGGAACAACGATACCAATTACAGCAATGTGGCAGCGGGCGCCCACGACATATCCCAGGATCCCATGTTCGTCAGCCCCAAAACAGCCGATTTCCATGTGAAGCCATTCTCTCCTGCCGTCAATGCCGGAATCGATCTGGGCTATCCATACAACGGCACCGCCCCGGATATGGGAACTTACGAGACCTACGTCAATAAAATCTACTATGTAAGGACCGATGGAAACGACGCCAACAGCGGTTTGGAGAACAGCGCCCTGGGCGCCTTCAGGACCATCCAGCATGCGGCAAATTCCGCAACGGCAGGGGACATCATTGAGGTACAGGAAGGGGTCTATAACGAGGCGCTGACCATTTATTCCCCTTCCACCCCCGACAAGAGAATCATCATTAAGGGTGTCGGAAAAGCCGTCCTTGACGGGCAGAACACTCTGCAAACGGCTATTTTCACTGGAGAAGCCGCCGGCAATGTGGATTTTGTCAACCTTGAGATCCGCAACTACACCCAGTTCGCCTTCTATTTCGACTCCTATGACAACAGGATCGAGGATTGCGACATCCACGACAACGCCATGGCTATGGAGGGGCATGGCACCGGAATAGGATTCGGCGGGCAACACTTCAAAAACACCAGGTTCTACAACCATACTGCCCCGTCCGGCTATGTGATCAGGCCCTACTATGCTGACAAGGGTCTCACCTTCGAAGACTGCGAATTTTACAACAATAAGGGCACTGTCATCTGGTGGGCCCACACCCAGGGCTCCAACTACATCATCCGCTGCCGGTTCTACAACAACCCCGGCGCCGCCGTTACCAGCGGCGATCTGATCGGCGCCGAGTATATCTACAACTCGGTATTCTACAACAACGGTACCGCCTTTGCTTCCGGAGACGACAGGTCCGGCTCCGTGAAGGTATTGAAGAACAACATCTTTGCCAACAATAGTGTCGGCATCGGCAAGTACACCTATGATTACGGCAAGGTCACCAGCGATTACAACAACGTCTGGAACAACGGCACCAACTACAGCAATGTGGCAGCGGGTGCCAACGACATATCCCAGGATCCCCTGTTCGTCAGCCCAACAGCTGCAGATTTTCACCTGCAGGCATTCTCCCCTTGCCTGGAAAAAGGCCTGGACCTCGGTTACGCCTTCTATGGCGCTGCTCCGGACCTGGGAGCTTTCGAAAAAACCCATTCCTCAACCGTGGCAACGCTCTCAGGAACAGCTGTCGGCAACGGCTGGTATTCTTCAGATGTTACCGTCGACATCACAGACGATCTTCCTGCCGCTCTGCAGGAGATCAGGTACGAGATCGATAAAGGCGGCGAAGCAACTCAGCCGACTTCACCCGCCTCATTCATTTTAACGGCCGATGGAAGCCATTCGGTAACTTTTTATGCCGTAGACAAGGATGGAGCAGCGGAGCCGGTAAATAGCGTTACGGTCAACATCGACAAAGCCCCGCCGGTTACGACCGCCACATTGCAGGGAACCATGGGTAGTAACGGCTCATATACGACCGTTGTGACCGTGAACTTAAGCGGAGCCGATGCCGGCTCGGGCGTTAAGGAAATTCACTACAGCATCAACGACGGAGCAGAAGTTGTCATTGCAGGCCCGCTGGCATCTACAAAGCTGACGACCAACGGCACCCACACCATCACCTACTATGCCATTGACAAGGCAGGCTTCCGGGAGGCAGCAAAAACCCGGACAATACAGATCAACGGCACTGTGGATCTGACTGCTACCGCAATATCCGGCCCTGCTACCGCAAACACCGGCAAGACGGTAACCGTCAACACCACCGTTACCAATATCGGACCGACAGCCGCCTCATCCTTCTACGTCCATGCGTATATTTCCAGCAGCTCCGGCGCCAACGTCCAGATCGGTTCCACCTATGTGAACGGCCTTGCAGCCGGCGCCACCCAGTCACTCGCCATCACGGGCAACATTCCTTCGACTACCGCCCATGGCACGTATACCTACAAGATCGTTGTCGACACCTTCAATTACGTGGTGGAAGCAATTGAAAACAACAACACCCTGAACGGCAACCAGGTCGCGGTGAGCGGCTCCGATCTCACGGCAACCGCAGTGTCCGGCCCGGCGACGGCAAACACCGGGAAACCGGTAACCGTCAACGCCTCCATCGCCAACACCGGATCGGGTGACGCCTCCTCCTTCTACGTCCATGCGTACATTACCAGCGGCTCCGGCGCCAATGTCCAGATCGGTTCCACCTATGTGAACGGCCTTGCAGCCGGCGCCACCCAGTCACTCGCCATCACGGGCAACATTCCTTCGACTACCGCCCATGGCACATATACCTACAAAATCGTTGTCGATACCTTCAATTACGTGGTGGAAGCAATTGAAAACAACAACACCCTGAACGGCAACCAGGTCGCGGTGAGCGGCTCCGATCTCACGGCAACCGCAGTGTCCGGCCCGGCGACGGCAAACACCGGGAAACCGGTAACCGTCAACGCCTCCATCGCCAACACCGGATCGGGTGACGCCTCCTCCTTCTACGTCCATGCGTACATTACCAGCGGCTCCGGCGCCAATGTCCAGATCGGTTCCACCTATGTGAACGGCCTTGCAGCCGGCGCCACCCAGTCACTCGCCATCACGGGCAACATTCCTTCGACTACCGCCCATGGCACATATACCTACAAGATCGTTGTCGACACCTTCAATTATGTGACGGAAGCAAACGAAAACAACAACACCCTGACCGGCAACCAGGTCGCGGTGAGCGGCTCCGATCTCACGGCAACCGCAGTGTCCGGCCCGGCGACGGCAAACACCGGGAAACCGGTAACCGTCAACGCCTCCATCGCCAACACCGGATCGGGTGACGCCTCCTCCTTCTATGTCCATGCGTACATTACCAGCGGCTCCGGCGCCAATGTCCAGATCGGTTCCACCTATGTGAACGGCCTTGCAGCCGGCGCCACCCAGTCACTCGCCATCACGGGCAACATTCCTTCGACTACCGCCCATGGCACATATACCTACAAGATCGTTGTCGACACCTTCAATTATGTGACGGAAGCAAACGAAAACAACAACACCCTGACCGGCAACCAGGTCGCGGTGAGCGGCTCCGATCTCACGGCAACCGCAGTGTCCGGCCCGGCGACGGCAAACACCGGGAAACCGGTAACCGTCAACGCATCCATCGCCAACACCGGATCGGGTGACGCCTCCTCCTTCTATGTCCATGCGTACATTACCAGCGGCTCCGGCGCCAATGTCCAGATCGGTTCCACCTATGTGAACGGCCTTGCAGCCGGCGCCACCCAGTCACTCGCCATCACGGGCAACATTCCTTCGACTACCGCCCATGGCACATATACCTACAAAATCGTTGTCGACACCTTCAATTATGTGGTGGAAGCAAACGAAAACAACAACACCCTGACCGGCAACCAGGTCGCGGTGAGCGGCTCCGATCTCTCGGCAACCGCAGTGTCCGGCCCGGCGACGGCAAGTATTGGCCAGTCCTTCTCGCTGAATACGACGATTGCCAACACCGGATCAGGTGACGCATCCTCCTTCTACGTCCATGCGTATATTACCAGCAGCTCCGGCGCCAACATCCAGATCGGCTCCACCTATGTGAGCAGCCTCCAAGCCGGCGCCACCCAGTCACTCGCCATCCCGGTCACCATTCCTTCAAATATCGCGCCGGGTACCTACACCTACAAAGTCATCGTCGACACCTTCAATTATGTGACGGAAGCAAACGAAAACAACAACACTCTGACCGGCAATCAGGTAGCAATCTGA
- a CDS encoding thioesterase family protein, which translates to MSNTAPRTRRPPEEQARLEARLREVFEECFPFNRLMGIKVETLDPRQPKISFAMRQELVGSYMHSRLHGGAIATALDTVGGFAVTLAVAEKHADETVEQLAQRFTRCGTIDLRVDYLNPGVGKRFSATATVMRLGGKIASVRMELHNDAGVLVAIGSAAYAVS; encoded by the coding sequence ATGTCAAATACAGCACCACGCACCCGTCGCCCCCCCGAGGAGCAGGCCCGCCTTGAGGCCAGGCTCCGGGAGGTTTTCGAAGAATGTTTTCCCTTCAATCGCCTCATGGGCATCAAGGTCGAGACCCTCGATCCGCGGCAGCCGAAGATCTCCTTTGCGATGCGCCAGGAACTGGTGGGGAGCTATATGCACAGCCGGCTCCACGGGGGCGCTATTGCCACGGCCCTTGATACCGTGGGTGGTTTTGCTGTTACCCTGGCGGTGGCGGAAAAACATGCCGATGAAACGGTTGAACAGCTCGCCCAACGGTTCACCCGCTGCGGTACCATCGATCTGCGTGTGGACTACCTGAATCCGGGGGTGGGGAAACGTTTTAGCGCCACCGCCACCGTAATGCGCCTGGGGGGAAAGATCGCCTCTGTTCGCATGGAACTCCATAACGATGCCGGTGTTCTGGTTGCCATCGGCTCCGCTGCCTATGCTGTCAGCTGA
- a CDS encoding heavy metal translocating P-type ATPase: MSATAATEISPQVCAHCGLPIRQSLVQTGGAIFCCYACRLIAGIIGSRDGGDHAWNLLRLGFGALLAMNIMMLSLLLYSGSVETEIIPIFRWVMLALAMPAMAILLYPLVMGALQRKPGLDLLIVAGSITAFTVSTLNTVRAAGQVYFDTATMLPVLVTFGKIIEATAKRKAADLLHAMESLLPASALKIEKGTAVEVAIEQLHSGDLVLIRPGERIAVDGLIREGNTTVEEAAFTGEPLPVCRGPGERVLAGTVNGQGSLLVKTERAGKEVLLQRIVAMIQGAWQNPSPAERIAERAAGMFIVAVGLVALASLILWTLADNPLQGFLSALSVLVVACPCTMGIATPLATSLAIARAAAAGIVVRGSETMEQLGRTDLIFFDKTGTLTTNQPVLKDIIVFDPQLTEDQLLALLATLESASNHPLAGTIAAEAARRGLELGSPAAVNIKPGQGIDGLVKLNGESRMIIAGASPSFRQTVDAAGEEGFTAVDVMWDGQIRGRFLFEDSIRSDAAATVQKLATQKIASVLLSGDRLQAAAAVAAQTGIGSVEAPRNPGEKLSVVEQALGAGRKVAVVGDGVNDAAPLAAAQVGIALGSGLDLARQAGNVVLLSDRLMQIPWLIGLSRQTRRIIGQNFAWSFGYNAIALGAAAAGLLHPLLAAIAMVVSSLTVLANSLRISSFSGEEM, translated from the coding sequence ATGTCAGCAACAGCGGCAACTGAAATATCTCCCCAAGTATGTGCCCACTGTGGGCTCCCGATTCGTCAATCGCTTGTTCAAACCGGCGGCGCCATCTTCTGCTGCTACGCCTGTCGGCTTATTGCCGGCATTATCGGCAGCCGGGATGGAGGTGATCATGCCTGGAACCTGCTTCGACTCGGCTTCGGCGCCCTGTTGGCCATGAACATCATGATGCTTTCCCTGCTCCTCTATTCGGGATCGGTCGAGACAGAGATAATACCCATCTTCCGCTGGGTCATGCTGGCATTGGCAATGCCGGCCATGGCCATTCTGCTCTATCCCCTGGTCATGGGCGCCCTGCAGAGAAAGCCGGGCCTCGACCTGCTCATTGTGGCGGGCTCGATTACCGCCTTTACCGTCAGTACACTCAATACCGTGCGTGCTGCCGGGCAGGTATATTTCGATACGGCAACCATGCTGCCGGTGCTGGTTACCTTCGGCAAGATCATCGAAGCGACGGCAAAAAGAAAAGCCGCCGACCTGCTCCATGCCATGGAATCCTTGCTGCCGGCATCGGCACTGAAGATTGAAAAAGGAACTGCCGTGGAAGTTGCCATCGAGCAGTTGCACTCCGGCGACCTGGTGCTCATCCGCCCCGGCGAGCGGATTGCCGTCGATGGCCTGATCCGCGAGGGCAATACAACCGTCGAGGAAGCCGCTTTCACCGGCGAACCGCTACCGGTCTGCAGAGGCCCCGGAGAACGGGTGCTGGCCGGGACGGTCAACGGCCAGGGAAGCCTGCTGGTGAAAACCGAACGGGCCGGCAAAGAAGTTCTGCTCCAGCGGATCGTTGCCATGATCCAAGGGGCCTGGCAGAATCCTTCACCGGCAGAGCGCATTGCCGAACGGGCAGCAGGCATGTTCATTGTCGCCGTAGGGCTGGTGGCCCTTGCTTCCCTCATTCTCTGGACTTTGGCCGACAACCCGCTGCAGGGCTTTCTGAGTGCTCTCTCCGTTCTCGTGGTCGCCTGTCCGTGCACCATGGGAATCGCCACCCCCCTGGCAACATCCCTGGCCATTGCCAGAGCCGCAGCAGCGGGTATTGTCGTCCGCGGCAGCGAAACCATGGAACAGCTTGGCAGAACCGATCTCATCTTTTTCGACAAGACCGGCACCCTGACCACCAATCAGCCGGTTCTCAAGGATATAATCGTCTTTGATCCCCAGCTGACCGAAGATCAGCTGCTGGCATTACTTGCCACCCTCGAGTCTGCCAGCAATCATCCTTTAGCCGGAACCATAGCAGCTGAAGCTGCAAGAAGAGGTCTGGAGCTGGGATCACCGGCCGCCGTCAATATAAAGCCGGGGCAGGGAATCGATGGTCTGGTAAAATTAAATGGTGAAAGCAGGATGATAATCGCAGGAGCATCGCCATCATTCCGGCAGACTGTCGATGCAGCAGGCGAAGAGGGTTTTACGGCGGTGGATGTTATGTGGGATGGACAAATCCGTGGCCGCTTTCTTTTTGAGGACAGCATACGTAGCGACGCCGCTGCGACAGTGCAGAAACTGGCTACTCAGAAAATTGCATCGGTACTCCTTTCCGGGGACCGTCTGCAGGCTGCAGCAGCCGTAGCCGCACAAACGGGGATAGGGTCGGTCGAGGCGCCGCGAAATCCGGGTGAAAAGCTGTCTGTGGTGGAACAAGCCCTTGGCGCAGGCAGGAAGGTCGCCGTTGTCGGGGATGGGGTCAACGACGCCGCCCCCCTTGCCGCCGCCCAGGTGGGAATCGCTCTCGGCAGCGGTCTTGATCTGGCACGTCAGGCGGGCAACGTGGTTCTTTTATCGGACCGCCTCATGCAGATCCCCTGGCTGATCGGCCTCAGCAGGCAGACAAGAAGAATTATCGGCCAGAATTTCGCCTGGAGCTTCGGCTACAACGCCATCGCCCTGGGAGCGGCCGCGGCCGGCCTGCTGCATCCGCTCTTGGCGGCAATCGCCATGGTCGTCTCCAGCCTGACGGTGCTTGCCAACTCCTTGCGCATCAGCAGTTTTTCAGGGGAGGAAATGTAA
- a CDS encoding phytoene desaturase family protein, whose amino-acid sequence MPENGVFVVGSGPNGLAAAIVMAQAGLPVTIGEAAQSVGGGTRSAELTLPGFVHDVCAAIHPLAAFSPFFNSLPLADHGLKWIYPPAALAHPLDDGTVAVLEREIFQTVDSLDFPDRRPYMELMMPLREHWQEISPQVLAPLTFPAHPLLMARFGIHGLRSAVGLARSTFQGPLARALFAGMAAHSFLPLDKPGSAAFGLVLGTLGHVNGWPMAAGGTGKISQALAGHFLSLGGEIVTGRRTGTVDELPADTTVFLDVSPRQVLQLARQRFDSDYRKQLEKYRFGPGIFKVDWALNGPIPWRAEECRRAATLHLGGTMEEIAAAEKEVHLGRHPEKPFVLVAQQSLFDPDRAPVGKQVGWAYCHVPNGSRVDMTERIENQIERFAPGFKDLIIGRRTRDTAAMQAYNENFVGGDINGGMQNLRQMVVRPVAGPHPYATPDKNIFICSASTPPGGGVHGLCGYLAAKLALERMK is encoded by the coding sequence ATGCCCGAAAACGGAGTTTTTGTCGTCGGCTCAGGACCCAACGGATTGGCTGCAGCCATTGTCATGGCCCAGGCAGGTTTGCCGGTCACCATTGGGGAAGCGGCACAAAGCGTCGGCGGCGGCACCCGCAGCGCCGAACTCACCCTGCCCGGCTTTGTCCATGATGTCTGTGCAGCCATACATCCCCTTGCGGCCTTTTCGCCCTTCTTCAATTCTCTCCCCCTAGCCGATCATGGCCTGAAATGGATCTATCCACCGGCTGCCCTGGCACATCCCCTGGATGACGGGACAGTAGCCGTCCTGGAAAGAGAGATATTTCAAACGGTGGACAGCCTGGATTTCCCCGATCGGCGTCCGTACATGGAGTTGATGATGCCGCTCAGGGAGCATTGGCAGGAAATCTCCCCCCAGGTGCTGGCGCCTCTCACCTTTCCCGCCCACCCCCTCCTCATGGCCCGATTCGGCATCCATGGGTTGAGATCGGCAGTCGGCCTCGCCCGCAGCACTTTTCAAGGACCGCTTGCCCGAGCCCTTTTCGCGGGCATGGCTGCCCACTCCTTTCTCCCCCTGGACAAGCCGGGTTCCGCAGCATTTGGCCTGGTCTTGGGCACCCTCGGCCATGTTAACGGCTGGCCGATGGCTGCAGGAGGAACAGGAAAAATCAGCCAGGCATTGGCCGGGCACTTCCTTTCACTGGGGGGAGAAATCGTAACCGGAAGAAGGACAGGCACTGTGGATGAACTGCCTGCCGATACCACGGTTTTTCTCGATGTCTCACCCCGGCAGGTGCTGCAGCTGGCACGGCAACGTTTTGACAGCGATTACCGGAAGCAGCTGGAAAAATACCGGTTCGGACCCGGCATTTTCAAAGTGGACTGGGCTCTGAACGGGCCGATACCGTGGCGGGCAGAGGAATGCCGGCGAGCTGCCACCCTGCATCTGGGTGGAACCATGGAGGAGATCGCAGCTGCAGAGAAAGAGGTCCACCTGGGCCGGCATCCGGAAAAGCCATTTGTACTGGTGGCCCAGCAGAGCCTTTTCGATCCCGACCGTGCCCCGGTGGGCAAGCAGGTGGGGTGGGCCTACTGCCATGTACCCAATGGCTCAAGAGTCGACATGACGGAAAGAATTGAAAATCAGATCGAGCGGTTCGCCCCCGGCTTCAAGGACCTGATCATCGGGCGGCGAACCAGGGATACGGCAGCAATGCAGGCCTACAACGAAAACTTCGTCGGCGGGGATATCAACGGCGGCATGCAGAACCTGCGTCAGATGGTTGTCCGCCCTGTCGCCGGGCCTCACCCATACGCCACCCCTGACAAAAACATCTTCATCTGTTCTGCCTCCACCCCTCCCGGCGGCGGAGTTCACGGCCTGTGCGGTTACCTGGCGGCCAAGCTGGCCCTGGAGAGAATGAAGTAA
- a CDS encoding sulfite exporter TauE/SafE family protein, with protein MNHALIGFMGGLLAFPHCMGMCGGFIVHLSRSGEKKSAIAAQFAWLAGKIFTYAFAGAVAGYTGDKAADLLQHTYLQNGISYLAGSMIFLAGLALLGILPGKGANGPGSGLLATLCRPLLRSPSPAGALTLGIITGLLPCPVVIGFLAYAMQSGSVATGMTTMAAMGIGTALPLLTLGGASLAAGARLKKWGAAAGGTILILLGMATVLRGTEVFHQLVGCPSQPVFQQTSKADSSKGCCSGKSHVSNSGN; from the coding sequence ATGAATCATGCGCTGATTGGATTTATGGGAGGATTACTTGCTTTTCCGCACTGTATGGGCATGTGCGGCGGGTTTATTGTCCATCTGTCACGATCCGGCGAAAAAAAATCAGCCATCGCCGCCCAGTTTGCATGGCTGGCAGGAAAAATTTTCACCTACGCCTTCGCCGGAGCTGTTGCCGGTTACACCGGAGACAAAGCAGCGGATCTCCTGCAGCACACGTATCTACAGAACGGCATCAGTTACCTTGCCGGAAGCATGATATTTCTGGCAGGCTTGGCGCTGCTGGGTATATTACCCGGCAAGGGTGCCAATGGCCCAGGCAGCGGACTGCTCGCAACCTTATGCCGACCGCTGCTCCGATCACCTTCTCCAGCCGGGGCACTGACACTCGGCATTATTACAGGGCTGCTTCCCTGCCCTGTTGTCATCGGTTTTCTCGCCTATGCCATGCAATCGGGCTCGGTCGCAACCGGCATGACCACCATGGCAGCCATGGGGATAGGCACGGCACTTCCTCTGTTGACATTGGGAGGGGCAAGCCTGGCGGCAGGAGCTCGCCTGAAAAAATGGGGCGCAGCTGCCGGCGGAACCATTCTCATCCTTCTGGGAATGGCTACGGTGCTGCGCGGCACGGAAGTTTTTCATCAACTAGTCGGCTGTCCTTCCCAGCCGGTTTTCCAGCAAACTTCCAAAGCCGACAGCAGCAAGGGCTGCTGCTCGGGCAAATCTCATGTCAGCAACAGCGGCAACTGA